Proteins from a single region of Chrysemys picta bellii isolate R12L10 chromosome 9, ASM1138683v2, whole genome shotgun sequence:
- the LOC101933935 gene encoding coagulation factor IX-like, translating to MATKMARGSLLVTFLLLMCFIYSSWSVSFSVFVRKEEAHQVLKIRKRANQFLEEIHPGNLERECTEETCSFEEAKEIFQSQEKTMEFWFVYKDLNPCKENPCKNGGVCKLKHYDYFCICPPLFGGKQCEIEKFECWYKNGGCWQYCQDTAHSLRVMCSCAEGYALGDDGKRCTQSAQFPCGLIKRSMSALEEVAPGLNGMAEGGAPRLNGKVKRGAPGLNESVEEGAPGLNESVEGGALGLNESVEGGALGLNWMAEGGSIPGLNESADRGTPGLNESVEGGALGLNESAERGSGPGLNESAEGETSRLNGSAEGETPRLNGSAEGGTPGLNWMAEGGTPKLNETAEGRAPALSGMAEGGAPGLNGSVEGGDPELNTSAEGQNVHDGLNQTEAEGNLTDGDLHSWTNVYQTAEYDDTRITGGSFCRRGHCPWQVLIRNSRGYGFCGGSLISSRWVVTAAHCLEIVKPHHVTVGDFDKHQREVKEQKIEVQQSWIHPHYDSDNYNGDIALLYLSSDVVFNEYALPICLPNPNLATLLTSEGTRGMVSGWGSTHQRGPGTRFLMKVKLPIVSMETCRQSTAKLITDNMFCAGYAAKAHDACKGDSGGPFAVSYHDTWYLLGIVSWGEGCAEERKYGAYTRVANYVPWIKEVIENLADAGGFLPSF from the exons ATGGCCACGAAAATGGCTAGAGGTTCCTTACTTGTGACATTTCTCTTACTAATGTGTTTCATCTACAGCAGctggtcagtttcattttcaG TGTTTGTGAGAAAAGAAGAAGCACACCAGGTGCTGAAGATCCGTAAACGCGCTAACCAGTTCCTGGAGGAAATTCACCCAGGGAACTTGGAGAGAGAATGCACTGAGGAAACATGCTCCTTCGAGGAGGCAAAGGAGATTTTCCAATCGCAGGAGAAAACG ATGGAGTTTTGGTTTGTTTACAAAG ATTTAAATCCCTGCAAAGAAAATCCCTGTAAGAACGGTGGCGTCTGCAAACTGAAACACTACGATTATTTCTGTATCTGTCCCCCACTGTTCGGAGGAAAGCAGTGTGAAATAG AGAAGTTTGAATGCTGGTACAAGAACGGCGGCTGCTGGCAGTATTGCCAAGACACCGCACACTCCCTTCGTGTGATGTGCTCCTGTGCGGAGGGTTATGCCCTGGGTGATGATGGAAAGAGGTGTACGCAATCAG CTCAGTTTCCCTGTGGGCTGATTAAAAGATCCATGAGTGCTTTGGAGGAAGTTGCCCCTGGGCTCAATGGGATGGCAGAGGGGGGAGCCCCCAGGCTCAACGGGAAGGTGAAGAGGGGTGCCCCCGGGCTCAATGAGTCGGTGGAGGAGGGCGCCCCTGGGCTCAATGAGTCGGTGGAGGGGGGCGCCCTCGGGCTCAATGAGTCAGTGGAGGGGGGCGCCCTCGGGCTCAACTGGATGGCAGAGGGGGGCTCCATCCCTGGGCTCAATGAGTCAGCAGACAGGGGCACCCCTGGGCTCAATGAGTCAGTGGAGGGGGGCGCCCTCGGGCTCAATGAGTCAGCGGAGAGGGGTTCCGGCCCTGGGCTCAATGAGTCAGCAGAGGGGGAGACCTCCAGGCTCAATGGGTCAGCAGAGGGGGAGACCCCCAGGCTCAATGGGTCAGCAGAGGGTGGCACCCCTGGGCTCAACTGGATGGCAGAGGGGGGCACCCCAAAACTCAATGAAACAGCAGAGGGGCGCGCCCCTGCGCTCAGTGGGATGGCAGAGGGGGGCGCCCCTGGGCTCAATGGGTCGGTGGAGGGGGGCGACCCTGAACTCAATACGTCAGCAGAGGGGCAGAATGTGCACGACGGCCTCAATCAGACCGAAGCTGAAGGAAACCTGACAGATGGAGATCTACACAGCTGGACAAATGTCTACCAAACTGCAGAGTATGATGATACCAGGATCACTGGGGGATCTTTCTGCCGTCGTGGCCACTGTCCCTGGCAG GTACTTATCCGAAATAGCAGAGGTTATGGTTTCTGTGGAGGGAGTTTAATCAGCAGCCGCTGGGtggtcactgctgcccactgCCTTGAGATTGTCAAGCCACATCATGTTACTGTAG GAGACTTTGACAAACACCAGAGAGAAGTGAAAGAACAAAAGATTGAAGTGCAACAGAGCTGGATACATCCACACTATGACTCAGATAACTATAACGGTGACATTGCTTTGCTCTACTTGAGCAGCGATGTTGTATTTAATGAGTATGCACTCCCCATTTGCCTTCCCAATCCTAACCTGGCAACCTTGCTGACTTCAGAAGGGACTAGGGGGATGGTGAGTGGATGGGGTTCCACACATCAGAGGGGTCCTGGAACACGCTTCCTCATGAAAGTCAAGCTGCCCATAGTAAGCATGGAAACCTGTAGGCAGTCAACAGCAAAGCTCATTACCGATAACATGTTCTGTGCAGGCTATGCTGCCAAAGCCCACGATGCTTGTAAAGGAGACAGTGGAGGCCCCTTTGCTGTCTCTTACCACGACACTTGGTACCTGCTAGGGATAGTcagttggggtgagggctgtgcTGAAGAAAGGAAATATGGTGCATATACACGGGTAGCCAACTATGTACCATGGATAAAGGAGGTTATTGAA